One genomic segment of Bradyrhizobium diazoefficiens includes these proteins:
- the rpsA gene encoding 30S ribosomal protein S1: MASTSADTYSPSRDDFAAMLDESFAGGNLQESSVVKGKVVAIEKDMAVIDVGLKTEGRVALREFSGPGRDSEIKVGDEVEVFLDRIENALGEAVLSRDKARREESWGKLEKAFQNNEKVNGVIFNQVKGGFTVDLDGAVAFLPRSQVDIRPIRDVAPLMNNSQPFQILKMDRRRGNIVVSRRTVLEETRAEQRQELVQNLEEGQVIDGVVKNITDYGAFVDLGGIDGLLHVTDIAWRRVNHPTEVLSIGQTVKVKIIKINHETHRISLGMKQLLDDPWQGIEAKYPLGARFTGRVTNITDYGAFVELEPGIEGLIHVSEMSWTKKNMHPGKIVSTSQEVDVQVLEVDSVKRRISLGLKQTMRNPWEVFVEGHPTGSVVEGEVKNKTEFGLFLGLEGDVDGMVHLSDLDWKLPGEQVIDNYKKGDMVKAVVLDVDVEKERISLGIKQLEGDPFAEPGDVKKGAVVTCEVLEVKESGIEVKIAGTDFTTFVKRSELARDRNDQRAERFAVGEKVDARVIQFDKKARKVQVSIKALEVAEEKEAIAQYGSSDSGATLGDILGTALKNRGENK, from the coding sequence ATGGCTTCGACTTCTGCTGATACCTATAGCCCGTCGCGTGACGATTTCGCCGCGATGCTCGACGAGTCCTTCGCAGGTGGCAACCTGCAGGAGAGCTCCGTCGTCAAGGGCAAGGTGGTTGCAATTGAAAAGGACATGGCCGTCATCGACGTCGGCCTGAAGACCGAGGGCCGCGTCGCCCTGCGCGAATTTTCCGGCCCCGGCCGTGACAGCGAGATCAAGGTCGGCGACGAGGTGGAAGTGTTCCTCGATCGCATCGAGAACGCCCTCGGCGAAGCCGTGTTGTCGCGCGACAAGGCGCGCCGCGAAGAGAGCTGGGGCAAGCTCGAGAAGGCCTTCCAGAACAACGAGAAGGTCAACGGCGTCATCTTCAACCAGGTCAAGGGCGGCTTCACCGTCGACCTCGACGGTGCCGTGGCCTTCCTGCCGCGCTCGCAGGTCGACATCCGTCCGATCCGCGACGTTGCGCCGCTGATGAACAACTCGCAGCCGTTCCAGATCCTCAAGATGGACCGCCGCCGCGGCAACATCGTCGTCTCCCGCCGCACGGTGTTGGAAGAGACCCGCGCCGAGCAGCGCCAGGAGCTGGTGCAGAACCTCGAAGAGGGTCAGGTCATCGACGGCGTGGTCAAGAACATCACCGATTACGGTGCGTTCGTTGATCTCGGCGGCATCGACGGCCTGCTGCACGTCACCGACATCGCGTGGCGCCGCGTCAACCACCCGACCGAGGTGCTCTCGATCGGCCAGACCGTGAAGGTCAAGATCATCAAGATCAACCACGAGACGCACCGCATCTCGCTGGGCATGAAGCAGCTGCTGGACGACCCATGGCAGGGCATCGAAGCCAAGTACCCGCTGGGTGCCCGCTTCACCGGCCGCGTCACCAACATCACCGACTACGGCGCGTTCGTCGAGCTCGAGCCGGGCATCGAAGGCCTGATCCACGTCTCCGAGATGTCGTGGACCAAGAAGAACATGCACCCCGGCAAGATCGTGTCGACCTCGCAGGAAGTCGACGTGCAGGTGCTGGAAGTCGATTCCGTCAAGCGCCGCATCTCGCTCGGTCTCAAGCAGACCATGCGCAACCCGTGGGAGGTCTTCGTCGAAGGTCACCCGACCGGTTCGGTGGTCGAGGGCGAGGTCAAGAACAAGACCGAGTTCGGTCTGTTCCTGGGTCTCGAGGGCGACGTCGACGGCATGGTCCATCTCTCCGACCTCGACTGGAAGCTTCCGGGCGAGCAGGTGATCGACAACTACAAGAAGGGCGACATGGTCAAGGCCGTGGTGCTCGATGTGGACGTCGAGAAGGAGCGCATTTCTCTCGGAATCAAACAACTTGAAGGCGACCCCTTCGCCGAGCCGGGCGATGTCAAGAAGGGCGCGGTCGTGACCTGCGAAGTGCTCGAAGTGAAGGAGAGCGGCATCGAGGTGAAGATCGCCGGTACCGACTTCACCACCTTCGTCAAGCGCTCGGAGCTTGCGCGTGACCGCAACGACCAGCGCGCCGAACGGTTCGCCGTCGGCGAGAAGGTCGATGCCCGCGTGATCCAGTTCGACAAGAAGGCCCGCAAGGTTCAGGTGTCGATCAAGGCGCTCGAAGTCGCCGAAGAGAAGGAAGCCATCGCGCAGTACGGCTCCTCCGATTCGGGGGCGACGCTCGGCGACATCCTCGGCACCGCGCTCAAGAACCGCGGCGAGAACAAGTAA
- the trpB gene encoding tryptophan synthase subunit beta — translation MTIAKPNSYRSGPDERGHFGIFGGRFVAETLMPLILDLEQAYTAAKADPAFQAEMNGYLKNYVGRPSPLYFAERLTEHLGGAKIYLKREELNHTGSHKVNNVLGQIMLARRMGKKRIIAETGAGQHGVATATLCARFGLECVVYMGAVDVERQQPNVIRMEMLGAKVVPVQSGTRTLKDAMNEALRDWVTNVHNTFYCIGTVAGPHPYPTLVRDFQSIIGNETKAQMQEVEGRLPDSLVACIGGGSNAMGLFHPFLDDPTVEIFGVEAAGHGLTQLHAASIAGGRPGVLHGNRTYLLMDADGQIQDAHSISAGLDYPGIGPEHSWLHEIGRVNYLSATDDEALAAFQLLSKLEGIIPALEPAHAIAKVMELAPKRSKDHLMVVNLSGRGDKDVPQVGDILRGNSK, via the coding sequence ATGACCATCGCCAAACCAAACTCATACCGCAGCGGCCCCGACGAGCGCGGCCATTTCGGCATTTTCGGCGGACGTTTCGTCGCCGAGACTCTGATGCCGCTGATCCTCGACCTGGAGCAGGCCTATACCGCGGCCAAGGCCGATCCGGCCTTCCAAGCCGAGATGAACGGTTATCTCAAGAACTACGTCGGCCGGCCCTCGCCGCTCTATTTCGCCGAGCGCCTCACTGAACATCTCGGCGGCGCGAAAATCTATCTGAAGCGCGAGGAGCTCAACCATACCGGCTCGCACAAGGTGAACAATGTGCTCGGCCAGATCATGCTGGCGCGGCGCATGGGCAAGAAGCGCATCATCGCCGAGACCGGCGCCGGCCAGCACGGCGTTGCCACCGCGACGCTGTGCGCGCGCTTTGGCCTGGAATGCGTGGTCTATATGGGCGCCGTCGACGTCGAGCGGCAGCAGCCCAACGTCATCCGCATGGAGATGCTGGGCGCCAAGGTGGTCCCGGTGCAGTCGGGCACGCGCACCCTGAAGGACGCCATGAACGAGGCGCTGCGCGACTGGGTCACCAACGTGCACAACACCTTCTACTGCATCGGCACGGTGGCAGGCCCGCATCCGTATCCGACGCTGGTGCGCGACTTCCAGTCGATCATCGGCAACGAGACCAAGGCGCAGATGCAGGAGGTCGAGGGCCGCCTGCCGGATTCGCTGGTCGCCTGCATCGGCGGCGGCTCCAACGCGATGGGCCTGTTTCATCCCTTCCTCGACGATCCCACCGTCGAAATCTTCGGTGTCGAAGCCGCGGGGCACGGGCTCACGCAATTGCATGCGGCGTCGATCGCGGGCGGCCGCCCCGGCGTGCTGCACGGCAACCGCACTTATCTGCTGATGGATGCCGACGGCCAGATCCAGGACGCGCATTCGATCTCGGCCGGCCTCGACTATCCGGGCATCGGCCCCGAGCATTCCTGGCTGCACGAGATCGGCCGCGTGAACTACCTCTCCGCGACCGATGACGAGGCGCTCGCCGCGTTCCAGCTGCTCTCCAAGCTCGAAGGTATCATCCCCGCGCTCGAACCCGCGCATGCCATTGCCAAGGTGATGGAGCTCGCGCCGAAGCGCTCAAAAGATCACCTGATGGTCGTCAATCTCTCCGGCCGCGGCGACAAGGACGTCCCGCAGGTCGGCGACATCCTGAGGGGCAACAGCAAGTGA
- a CDS encoding organic hydroperoxide resistance protein — MSVNVLYKTSAKATGGRNGHAATLDGALDVKLTTPKELGGGGGAGNNPEQLFAAGYAACFIGAMKFVASQGGPKVPADASVTSTVGIGPRSEGGFGLDIDLAVSLPGLARAEAEALVEKAHQVCPYSNATRGNVDVRLTVV; from the coding sequence ATGTCCGTGAACGTGCTCTACAAGACCAGCGCCAAAGCCACCGGCGGCCGCAACGGCCATGCTGCCACCCTCGACGGCGCGCTCGACGTCAAGCTCACCACGCCGAAGGAGCTCGGCGGTGGCGGCGGCGCCGGCAACAATCCCGAGCAGCTGTTTGCGGCCGGCTATGCCGCCTGCTTCATCGGCGCGATGAAGTTCGTGGCTTCGCAGGGCGGGCCGAAGGTTCCGGCCGACGCCTCCGTCACCTCCACCGTCGGCATCGGCCCGCGCTCCGAGGGCGGCTTCGGTCTCGACATCGACCTCGCCGTCTCGCTGCCGGGCCTTGCCCGTGCCGAAGCCGAGGCGCTGGTCGAGAAGGCGCACCAGGTGTGCCCCTACTCCAATGCCACGCGCGGCAATGTCGACGTTCGCCTGACGGTCGTCTGA
- a CDS encoding phosphoribosylanthranilate isomerase, with amino-acid sequence MSLLVKICGLSTPETLDVALDAGADMVGFVFFPPSPRHLSLETGRDLDRQVKRRALKVALTVDADDATLDNIMDALSPDIFQLHGNESVARLRDIKQKFGRPVMKAVPVATAADLAVLPGYAAVADRILFDARAPKDATRPGGLGAPFDWHLLENLDLNVPYMVSGGLHADNVAEALRLTRAGGVDVSSGVESAPGVKDPEMIEAFIRAARATQELSVR; translated from the coding sequence ATGTCCCTGCTCGTCAAAATCTGCGGCCTGTCCACGCCCGAGACACTTGACGTCGCGCTCGATGCCGGCGCCGACATGGTCGGGTTCGTGTTCTTTCCGCCGTCGCCGCGGCATCTGTCGCTGGAGACGGGGCGCGACCTCGACCGCCAGGTGAAGCGGCGCGCGCTTAAAGTGGCGCTCACCGTCGATGCCGACGATGCGACGCTCGACAACATCATGGACGCGCTGTCGCCGGATATCTTCCAGCTCCACGGCAATGAGAGCGTGGCGCGGCTGCGCGATATCAAGCAGAAATTCGGCCGCCCCGTGATGAAGGCCGTTCCGGTCGCAACCGCGGCCGATCTTGCCGTGTTGCCGGGCTATGCCGCAGTCGCCGATCGCATCCTGTTCGATGCGCGCGCGCCAAAGGACGCGACCCGCCCCGGCGGGCTGGGTGCGCCGTTCGATTGGCACCTGCTCGAAAATCTCGATCTGAACGTGCCCTACATGGTCTCGGGCGGGCTGCATGCCGACAATGTCGCCGAAGCGCTTCGCCTCACCCGCGCCGGCGGCGTCGACGTGTCCTCCGGTGTCGAGAGCGCCCCCGGCGTCAAGGATCCCGAGATGATCGAGGCCTTCATTCGCGCCGCGCGCGCCACTCAAGAGTTGAGCGTTCGATGA
- a CDS encoding TIGR02300 family protein, giving the protein MAKSELGTKRICPTTGKKFYDLNKNPVISPYTGEVVPIAPVAPARAPRGAEARHAAAADTTPEPAEAEELVSLEEADAEENTGKVKAVVPESEDDIEVDETLDDDDDDDSTFIPDEEEGDEDVTDIIGDVGGDEET; this is encoded by the coding sequence GTGGCCAAGTCCGAACTCGGAACCAAACGTATTTGCCCGACCACGGGCAAGAAGTTCTATGACCTCAACAAGAATCCGGTGATCTCGCCCTATACCGGCGAAGTCGTGCCGATCGCGCCCGTGGCTCCGGCCCGCGCGCCCCGCGGCGCCGAAGCACGGCACGCTGCGGCAGCCGATACCACGCCGGAGCCGGCCGAGGCCGAAGAGCTGGTCTCCCTCGAGGAGGCCGATGCCGAGGAGAACACCGGCAAGGTCAAGGCCGTGGTGCCCGAATCGGAAGACGACATCGAGGTCGACGAGACCCTCGACGACGACGATGACGATGATTCGACCTTCATCCCCGACGAAGAAGAGGGCGATGAGGATGTCACCGACATCATTGGTGATGTCGGGGGTGATGAAGAGACTTGA
- a CDS encoding MarR family winged helix-turn-helix transcriptional regulator — MARKSSTLDPLRLDNQICFAVYSAAHAFNRVYKPLLERLNLTYPQYLVMLVLWERDDVPVKDIGERLFLDSGTLTPLLKRLEAAHLVRRTRSREDERQVLIALTPQGHALKEKARSVPQSILAASDCSVSELVAMKDEIVALRDRLNAVIGE, encoded by the coding sequence ATGGCCCGGAAATCATCGACCCTGGATCCGCTTCGTCTCGACAACCAGATCTGCTTCGCGGTCTATTCGGCCGCGCACGCCTTCAATCGCGTCTACAAGCCGCTGCTCGAGCGCCTCAACCTGACCTATCCGCAATATCTGGTCATGCTGGTGCTGTGGGAGCGCGATGATGTCCCGGTCAAGGACATCGGCGAAAGACTGTTCCTGGATTCGGGCACGCTGACGCCGCTGCTGAAGCGGCTAGAGGCCGCCCATCTGGTCCGGCGCACCCGTTCGCGCGAGGACGAACGTCAGGTCCTGATCGCGCTGACGCCGCAGGGTCACGCGCTGAAGGAGAAAGCGCGCAGCGTGCCGCAGTCGATCCTGGCGGCGTCGGATTGCTCGGTGTCGGAACTGGTGGCGATGAAGGATGAGATCGTCGCGCTGCGCGACCGGCTGAATGCGGTGATCGGGGAGTAG
- the aroA gene encoding 3-phosphoshikimate 1-carboxyvinyltransferase: MTHSDKPTPLQSRASGPLTGKVRVPGDKSISHRALILGALAVGETRVSGLLEGEDVLNTARSMQALGAKVERTGDFAWKVNGVGVAGFAQPKAALDFGNSGTGCRLVMGAVAGCPISAVFDGDASLRSRPMRRILDPLEKMGARVVSGGEGGRLPLTVQGARDPLPITYKTPVASAQIKSAVLLAGLAAPGTTTVIESEASRDHTELMLKHFGAEISSVQEGQHGRRITLVGQPELHGATVVVPADPSSAAFPIVAALIVEGSDVILSDVMTNPLRTGLFTTLREMGASIEESEVRGDAGEPMAGLRVRASKLRGVVVPPQRAPSMIDEYLVLAVAASFAEGTTIMRGLQELRVKESDRLEATAAMLRVNGVKVEISGDDLIVDGRGHVPGGGTVATHMDHRIAMSALVMGCASDQPVTVDDTAFIATSFPDFIPMMRSLGAEFS, from the coding sequence TTGACCCATTCCGATAAACCGACGCCGCTTCAGTCGCGCGCCAGTGGTCCCCTGACCGGAAAAGTACGGGTGCCCGGGGACAAGTCGATCTCCCACCGCGCGCTCATTCTGGGCGCGCTCGCGGTCGGCGAGACCAGAGTTTCGGGCCTGCTTGAGGGCGAGGACGTCCTCAACACCGCCAGATCCATGCAGGCGCTCGGCGCCAAGGTCGAGCGCACCGGCGATTTTGCCTGGAAGGTGAACGGCGTCGGCGTCGCCGGCTTTGCCCAGCCCAAGGCGGCGCTGGATTTCGGCAATTCCGGCACCGGCTGCCGGCTGGTCATGGGTGCCGTTGCCGGCTGCCCGATCTCGGCGGTGTTCGACGGCGATGCCTCGCTGCGCAGCCGCCCGATGCGCCGGATCCTCGATCCGCTGGAAAAGATGGGCGCGAGGGTCGTATCCGGCGGCGAGGGCGGCCGTCTGCCGCTGACCGTCCAGGGCGCGCGCGATCCGCTGCCGATCACCTACAAGACCCCGGTCGCCTCCGCCCAGATCAAATCGGCCGTGCTGCTGGCGGGCCTCGCCGCGCCGGGCACCACCACCGTGATCGAGAGCGAGGCCAGCCGCGACCACACCGAGCTGATGCTGAAGCATTTTGGCGCGGAGATCAGCTCGGTGCAGGAAGGCCAGCATGGCCGCCGCATCACGCTCGTAGGCCAGCCCGAGCTGCATGGCGCCACTGTGGTGGTGCCCGCCGATCCCTCCTCGGCGGCGTTCCCCATCGTTGCGGCACTGATCGTCGAAGGCTCCGATGTCATTCTGTCCGACGTCATGACCAATCCGCTGCGCACGGGCCTGTTCACGACGCTGCGCGAAATGGGCGCCTCGATCGAGGAAAGCGAAGTCCGCGGCGATGCCGGCGAGCCGATGGCAGGCCTGCGCGTGCGCGCCTCAAAGCTGCGCGGCGTTGTGGTCCCGCCGCAGCGGGCGCCGTCGATGATCGACGAATATCTGGTGCTCGCGGTCGCGGCCTCCTTCGCCGAGGGCACGACGATCATGCGCGGCCTGCAGGAGCTGCGCGTCAAGGAATCCGACCGTCTCGAGGCCACCGCCGCCATGCTGCGCGTCAACGGCGTCAAGGTGGAGATCTCCGGCGACGATCTCATCGTCGACGGCCGCGGCCATGTCCCCGGCGGCGGCACTGTCGCCACCCATATGGACCACCGCATCGCGATGTCCGCGCTGGTGATGGGCTGCGCCTCCGACCAGCCGGTGACCGTCGACGACACCGCCTTCATCGCCACTAGTTTCCCGGACTTCATTCCGATGATGCGTTCACTTGGGGCCGAGTTTTCATGA
- a CDS encoding integration host factor subunit beta, which translates to MIKSELVQRIAEHNPHLYQRDVENIVNAILEEIVAALARGDRVELRGFGAFSVKHRPARAGRNPRTGAHVPVDQKSVPFFKTGKEMRERLNRDHPDPGAPD; encoded by the coding sequence ATGATCAAATCCGAACTTGTTCAGCGTATCGCCGAGCACAACCCGCATCTGTACCAGCGGGATGTCGAGAACATTGTGAATGCGATTCTCGAAGAGATCGTAGCGGCCCTCGCGCGCGGTGACCGCGTCGAGCTGCGCGGCTTCGGTGCCTTCTCGGTCAAGCATCGCCCTGCACGCGCCGGGCGCAATCCGCGCACCGGAGCCCATGTGCCGGTCGATCAGAAGAGCGTTCCGTTCTTCAAGACCGGCAAGGAAATGCGCGAACGGCTGAACCGCGACCATCCGGATCCCGGCGCGCCAGATTAA
- the sppA gene encoding signal peptide peptidase SppA: MSLDSDIIVDRRRIRRKLTFWRVMAALIAIAAIAGFALVATPGARGTFAAAGSIARVQIEGLIRSDSERTQALERLENSQAAAVIVHINSPGGTTAGSEQLYDSLARLKAKKPLVVVVEGLAASGGYITAIASDHIIAQQSSLVGSIGVLFQFPNVSELLKTVGVKVEEIKSSPLKAAPNGYEPTSPEARAALDALVKDSYAWFKELVKQRRGMDDTQLEKVADGRVFTGRQAIDLKLIDQLGDEKDAVTWLVEQKGVKKGLSVRDYKLEPRFGDLPFLKTAAAVTLEALGLGSIAHQIAQTGVVQAVDRLGMDGMLALWQPAASN, translated from the coding sequence ATGTCGCTCGATTCGGACATCATCGTCGATCGCCGCAGGATTCGCCGCAAGCTGACGTTCTGGCGTGTGATGGCCGCGCTGATCGCGATCGCCGCGATTGCGGGCTTTGCCCTGGTCGCGACGCCCGGTGCGCGCGGCACCTTCGCCGCCGCCGGCTCGATCGCGCGGGTGCAGATCGAGGGCCTGATCCGCAGCGATTCCGAACGCACGCAGGCGCTGGAACGGCTGGAGAATTCGCAGGCCGCGGCCGTCATCGTTCACATCAACTCGCCGGGCGGCACCACCGCCGGCTCCGAGCAGCTTTACGATTCGCTTGCACGGCTGAAGGCAAAAAAGCCGCTCGTCGTCGTGGTCGAAGGGCTCGCCGCTTCCGGCGGTTACATCACGGCGATTGCCAGCGACCACATCATCGCGCAGCAGAGTTCGCTGGTGGGTTCGATCGGCGTGCTGTTCCAGTTTCCCAACGTCTCGGAGCTGCTGAAGACGGTCGGCGTCAAAGTCGAGGAGATCAAATCCTCGCCGCTGAAGGCCGCGCCCAACGGCTACGAGCCGACCAGCCCCGAAGCGCGCGCAGCGCTGGACGCACTGGTCAAGGATTCCTATGCCTGGTTCAAGGAACTGGTGAAGCAGCGGCGTGGCATGGATGACACGCAGCTCGAAAAAGTCGCCGATGGCCGCGTCTTCACCGGACGCCAGGCGATCGATCTCAAGCTGATCGATCAGCTCGGTGACGAGAAGGACGCCGTGACCTGGCTGGTCGAACAGAAGGGCGTCAAGAAGGGCCTTTCGGTGCGCGACTACAAGCTTGAGCCCCGCTTCGGCGATCTGCCGTTCCTCAAGACGGCGGCTGCCGTGACGCTGGAAGCGCTGGGTTTGGGCTCGATCGCGCATCAGATCGCGCAAACCGGCGTCGTGCAGGCCGTCGATCGGCTCGGAATGGATGGAATGCTGGCTCTGTGGCAGCCGGCTGCGTCGAACTGA
- a CDS encoding lipopolysaccharide assembly protein LapA domain-containing protein, whose translation MRKFLTALIVIPVFLLLVAFAVANRHFVTVSLDPFISDDPSFAVTLPLFLLLILVAALGVLAGGLAVWFGQRQWRRAARRNDADARAARSELANLRAQMAAAKPESQRLPVPSGTGLYGPVGRDKQRATL comes from the coding sequence ATGCGAAAGTTCCTGACCGCGCTGATCGTGATTCCAGTGTTCCTGCTGCTGGTGGCTTTCGCTGTCGCCAACCGGCATTTCGTGACGGTCTCGCTCGATCCCTTCATTTCGGACGATCCGTCGTTCGCGGTGACGCTGCCGCTGTTCCTGCTGCTGATCCTGGTGGCCGCCCTCGGGGTTCTCGCGGGCGGTCTGGCCGTCTGGTTTGGCCAGCGGCAGTGGCGGCGCGCGGCGCGGCGGAACGATGCGGATGCGCGGGCTGCGAGGAGCGAACTGGCCAATCTGCGGGCCCAAATGGCCGCGGCAAAGCCCGAATCCCAGCGCCTTCCCGTCCCATCCGGGACAGGCCTTTACGGGCCCGTCGGGCGAGACAAGCAGCGCGCGACGTTGTAG
- the cmk gene encoding (d)CMP kinase: MIIAIDGPAASGKGTLGKRLAHHYGYRHLDTGVIYRAVAYALMQSGHELTDEAAAVQAALELDPEKFGNPALKTQEAGEGASIVSAIPRVREVLVNFQRQFAADPPGAVLDGRDIGTVICPHADVKIFVIADPRVRARRRTMEARARGEEVDEAAVLADIIRRDERDKNRPIAPLKPAADAYLLDNSQLDIEGGVRAAIDIIEAVRAGRSRG; the protein is encoded by the coding sequence ATGATCATCGCCATCGACGGTCCCGCCGCCTCGGGCAAGGGGACACTCGGCAAGCGTCTCGCCCATCATTACGGTTACCGTCACCTCGATACCGGCGTAATCTACCGCGCGGTGGCCTACGCCCTGATGCAGTCCGGCCACGAACTGACGGACGAGGCGGCCGCGGTGCAGGCTGCATTGGAACTCGATCCCGAAAAGTTCGGCAATCCCGCCCTGAAGACCCAGGAGGCCGGCGAGGGCGCCTCCATCGTCTCCGCCATCCCCAGGGTTCGCGAAGTCCTGGTCAATTTCCAGCGGCAATTCGCCGCCGATCCGCCCGGCGCCGTGCTCGACGGCCGGGATATTGGAACCGTGATCTGCCCCCACGCCGACGTGAAGATTTTCGTCATCGCCGACCCCAGGGTCCGCGCCCGCCGCCGCACCATGGAGGCGAGGGCGAGGGGCGAGGAGGTAGACGAGGCGGCGGTGCTGGCCGACATCATCCGGCGCGACGAGCGCGACAAGAACCGGCCGATTGCGCCTTTAAAGCCGGCCGCGGATGCTTACTTGCTAGATAACTCCCAACTGGATATAGAAGGCGGCGTCCGGGCCGCCATCGACATTATCGAGGCTGTCCGAGCGGGCCGGTCGCGGGGTTAA
- the trpA gene encoding tryptophan synthase subunit alpha: MTTRIDTRFAELKKQGRSAFVTYVMAGDPDLRTSLDIVKALPKAGADVIELGIPFTDPMADGPSIQAAGLRALKGGMTLKKTLELVRAFRKDDDVTPLVLMGYYNPIYIYGVDKFLADAKTAGVDGLIIVDLPPEEDDELCIPALKAGLNFIRLATPTTDDKRLPAVLANTSGFVYYVSIAGITGAAAADANAVGEAVARIKRHTSLPICVGFGIRTPEAARAIAQKADGSVVGTALVDALKNSLDAEGRATAKTVNAVAELTAALAQGVKGAKQAAE, translated from the coding sequence GTGACCACGCGTATCGACACCCGTTTCGCCGAGCTGAAGAAGCAAGGCCGCTCGGCCTTTGTCACCTATGTGATGGCCGGCGATCCCGATCTCAGGACGTCGCTCGATATCGTCAAGGCGCTGCCCAAGGCAGGCGCCGACGTCATCGAACTCGGCATTCCCTTCACCGATCCGATGGCGGATGGTCCCTCGATTCAGGCTGCAGGTCTGCGCGCGCTCAAGGGCGGCATGACCTTGAAGAAGACGCTGGAACTCGTGCGCGCCTTCCGCAAGGACGACGACGTCACGCCGCTGGTGCTGATGGGCTATTACAATCCGATCTACATTTACGGCGTCGACAAGTTCTTGGCTGATGCCAAGACGGCCGGGGTCGACGGCCTGATCATCGTCGATTTGCCGCCGGAAGAAGACGACGAACTCTGCATTCCCGCGCTGAAGGCGGGCTTGAACTTCATTCGTCTCGCGACCCCGACCACCGACGACAAGCGCCTGCCTGCGGTGCTCGCGAACACATCAGGCTTTGTCTATTACGTCTCCATCGCCGGCATCACCGGTGCAGCAGCGGCGGACGCCAATGCCGTCGGTGAAGCTGTCGCGCGCATCAAGCGGCATACCAGTTTGCCGATCTGCGTTGGTTTTGGCATTCGCACACCGGAGGCGGCGCGCGCCATTGCGCAGAAGGCCGATGGTTCGGTGGTCGGCACCGCGCTGGTCGATGCGCTCAAGAACAGCCTCGATGCCGAGGGGCGGGCGACCGCCAAAACCGTTAACGCCGTGGCTGAGCTGACGGCGGCCTTGGCCCAGGGCGTCAAGGGCGCGAAACAGGCAGCCGAATAG